A segment of the Bradyrhizobium sp. CCBAU 53340 genome:
GGCGCGAAAATCCTCGACGGCAATTGGGGCGCCGAGCACATGGCCATCGCGGTCCCGAAGGGACGCGAGGCCGCCCTTCCCCTGCTCAACCGCTTCGTGGCGGAGGAGCAGTCGTCAGGCGCGCTGGACACCATTCAGCAGCAGGCGGGCCTTCGCGGGGCGACCAAGGCGGGCCGCGAGTAGCAAGCTATCCGCCGCCACCGATGCCGTATGGCTTTTGGACGATGTCGCCAAACACCCAGATTCATCGAACGATGAGCTGGCGTCAGGCCAGACGATGATACCCGGCGGCCTCTCGGAAAGCGAGGTCGAGCGTCGCACGCGGTCTCTGCACAAGCTGCTGGCAACGCTCAAACCTGCAAACGATTGGCACTCGCCGCGATCGGCGCCCGACTGAATTTGCTGCAGATCAACGCCGGCATCATGGACAAAGCGTCATTTGTCTTCGACGCCGCGCCGGGCGATCAACGCTGCGCACCGCCGGAGACCGAGCATGAGCAAGCCATTATTGTTGACACTCCATCGTTGGATCACGCTGGTCTTTGCGCTTCCACTGTTTGCGATCATCGCAACCGGCCTGATCCTGTCGTTCGAGCCGATGGTCCAGGTCAGCGGGCTCAATGGGTCCGCGATTGAAGCCGCGCGCATCGCCGAGCTGGTGAAGCGATACGATCCCGACGGCAAGGCACGCGGTCTGTCGATCAATGCCGCCGCGCAGCGCATGACGTTGCAAGGCACGGGTGGTCCGGCGATCGACCTCGCCACCGGCGAGCTGGCACCGACCGGCTCCAGCCTCCCCGACCTTTTCCTCTGGGCGCGCATGACGCATGAGCGGCTGCTCGGCCAGGCGTGGCTTGTAACGAGCTCGACCATCGCCATGATCGTCCTCATGCTGCTTGGCATCCTCATGGGACTGCCGCGGCTGCGCAATTCGCTGTCCGGCTGGCACAAGGGGACCGCCTGGTTCACGTTGCCGCTGATCCTTCTGAGCCCGCTCACCGGCCTGTGCATGGCCTTCGGCCTGACCTTCCAGAGCGGATCTGCCCCGACCAGCGAA
Coding sequences within it:
- a CDS encoding PepSY-associated TM helix domain-containing protein encodes the protein MSKPLLLTLHRWITLVFALPLFAIIATGLILSFEPMVQVSGLNGSAIEAARIAELVKRYDPDGKARGLSINAAAQRMTLQGTGGPAIDLATGELAPTGSSLPDLFLWARMTHERLLGQAWLVTSSTIAMIVLMLLGILMGLPRLRNSLSGWHKGTAWFTLPLILLSPLTGLCMAFGLTFQSGSAPTSEGRPLPLPDAVRMVAASHDLSHVISIGTRGGRAMARIYEDGELRAYAVNASGVTPLPRNWPRLLHEGNWSAMIASSLNLVTSLALVTLLSTGLLIWARRKLRKPRSRTHRQTDASVVRAA